ACATTAATACCCAATGTTTTTTTTGCgataatacataaatctacaattGTAGTACAACTgttagtactcaccgttaactGTCTGTTAAGTATCCATGTGGCACATATAGATTTTGGAATGATTTTagactaaattatttaaatattatgaaaatcattttaaaattaaaaaaaaaaactagaagtGTAAAGCCTTACGCCACTATGGCTATTtcttggaatgatgactggccctacaaaccaacacaagtctttccagcgtgttttgtcctcactcgcacgcttcctaggaaaggTCACcaatcatgagactactccagatCAAGCACGCTTaattttggagttctcaagtgatgagttaccgaaaagaagatgcatcttgttggcataggtagtacacATCAATCAATTTCAgtcatcttcaactatgtagtctcatacctacacagtcttagaatcatcacacttgacattCCCCAAGCGATgtaggattgcacagcttttactcggtctttcccctaCAGATCACGAGATTCtaactatcacaatcacccctccttaggggtccgacgtccccgtcgaccACACTTCTAGTTGGGTCAagactctgataccatttgtaacgcctcACATCACTATGACTACTtcttggaaagactcgtgttgattTGCAAGGCCAGTCGTTATTCCAAGCAACTATAATGACATGAAACATTACAAAAAGAGTATAAAAAACTAATTAAAGATTTGGATTTTGGAatgattttgagtttcaattttaatttgggttgttttgaatttgcaaattttatttttattataatcttttagattttttaaaatttaaaatgattttatagtatttaaaaaatttagagatattgGCAGTGATAATATCCAAAtcatttcaaaagttacactttaatattCAAATTAACGAGTATAAAATATGTCATATGAATACTTAACGTATAATTAACGGTAAGTACTAACAGTTGCACCGAAATTTTAGATTTAGGTATTATTAcagcaaaaaaaaattaagtattaaagtgtaacttttgaataAAAATTAGTATTACCGCCGCCAATATCTTTTTTATAttgaaaaaattataaaacaaaaaacaTTAAAGTATATTTTATAATCTTTTATAAGAAATGTATATTTTTGTTTGATTCATGACtatttttttataagaaaaatataataataataaagaaaaaaaattgaaaagacaATAATGATGAGTAGTTGCTCAACTGTGACAAACTAGTCGTGTTACTCTTTGTTTCCCCTGCTAAACTACTTCAAGTACATACTCAACCATTAAAAGGAATTATgggtcgaggtaaccgagctctaTTCTTTATCGTTAGTGCTTGCAGAAGAACCCCGCATGGTTCTCATAAAAGACAGAACCAAGTATGTATAAATCACAGTTGTTGCCACAATAGAGACCCCAATATAAAGACACACCGTTGCAGCACACACATAAAGATACCTGAAAAGGAAACATAAGAAATCCACACCATAAGTTCCAAGGACACTGTTTAGTCACGAGCATTGCTATTTGTCACCTATAATacttaataccatattttgtgatTGGTGAAATTCAATATAGGATCctacatattttattttaaattaaaatatgtgagaAACGTTTGCCACATCAAGTGGTATTAGGCACCTCTTAGGAATATTCTTTAGTCACATAAGATAACACTAAGAGAGTTCCTTCACTATCATCTCATCAAAGAAAGCCCCATTTTTTATAAGATTCCCAGGTGTATTCTATTCCTATCCTAGCAACAACAACAAATAGCATTATGTCATAGAGACTTACTTTGGAGAGAAAACACTCCACACAAACAGATGGTTCCTCATTAATATCAATACGATAGTGTAAGACACCAACAAAATGGAGTTCAAGCTCAGTGGGAGTAGACAAGGAAAGCCCAGCAATCTTTTTAGGAGTAGTCTGGAATCCACATTTAGGGAAAGTGCAGCATAGTTACTGATCTTAACAGAGACGTACATCACCATGCTAAGAGCGGCTAGCATTGGGGAGGCATAGGTGATCATAAACATCAAAATGCCAGACAGTATAGTTGAATGATTTGAGATGCCCTGAGGAAAAAACATTCTCAAATTAGTAAGATAACCTTCTGAGATCAAAATCATTGCGCAGAAGAGTATTCCAATGTACTTTCTATTTTAAAAGAGAATAATATAGGCAGTTCAAAATGAGGATATACAATAAAAGCTCCAGCAACATCAATGGTGGCTAAAGAATTACTGTTGCCCAAAGCATAATGGCCTGCCATTCCCATATAGTAGAACACAGCAACCTAGAACAAACAGTACAGCCCAACATTAGCACTGAGGAATGAAAAAAATAATCATGTTTCAGTAAATATTCTAAACATATGTGAGCAACCTCTGAAATTTCCCATCATTCAATGTGagtaaataattattttagacTTTTAGTCATCCATCAAACTCGATGCCTTTAATGTCTGGCCTACTGGTACCAGAAACTAAATTGTTTGTAACGTGTACACAAAAGGAAGATGAATTCGAAACCAACCTCAACCCAGTGCTTGTTATGTTCCCCCCTGTAAAAACAATAAAGCATGCCGACTAAAACTTGCAAAAGCAGCAATAATATAGGCATTGAATTAATTGGTTGTTGGAGTAACAACTGCAGAAGGCACCAAGAGCATATGTATGTCCAACCAATCACAAGCGAACAATTTTTTAGTTCCACCAGCAGAGACTTATAATGAAGCTCGTCAGGGCCAGAAGCTAATAtatatgaataattatttgagCATGTTTTGGAATTCAAACAAGGCGATAACCATGGTACAGCCACAGCAATACCAAGTGTGGAAAAACCGAGAACTGTATAGATTATTTGTACCAACATCGTTGCATTATAGCTAGATGGTGCAAACATACTATCCTGCTGTTTCATAATATGTTGCAAAACCAATAGCCCAGAAGTCAAAAAGCAAAATCCAATTACTGCAACAGACTTTCTGTTTAAATCAAATACAGATAGAGAAATTAAGCTTAAAGCAATGACCATGAGACCTGCAACTAGCTGAATTTCTCTAAGTAGATGATCACCCCCAGCCTGCTCAAGCCACTTAGATATATCAGGAAGATCTGTCCAATTCACACCTCCTTGATGCCAGCCTCTCAAGATCCTACCAGAGACAAGAAGCAAAGCTATGGACATTGTTTGAAAaccaatatttttgttttttccATTGAACAAATTAAATATATTCTGTGCCCTTTCAGCTTGTGAAGACTGTACTGATTTACGCAGTAATAGGAAAAGCAATGTCGAACTAACAAAGTGCCATATATATTGCTCTTCCTCCACCATAGAACTCGATCCCATACTTATTACAAGGATAAAGATAACACCAATTGTAAAAGCCTCGTCTAAATTCCATGCATGCATGATATTACTCTCAAAGTTAGAAACACATTTCCTTTCTCTGCCATAAACTTCTTTGCACATTAGACATAAAAGGCTCAGCAATATTACACAAGATAGGATCATTGCAGAAACTCCAGAACCAAGCAAGCTGAAAGGTTTCTGCATAATGATACGACATTATCAGTgggaaaaaaaaagaaggaatttCAAGAGGAAAGAATGAGAAATTTCCACTATTACATCAAAACCAGCTGTCACTTTTCATCTTACATGTTACAAAGGGAAAGAGTTAAGAGCTGTTAGAAAAGTACATACATCAGTGGCTCTGCGTGATAACCACTCACTTGCAATTCTTAAGAACTCATTGTATGCTCCAACAGCAATGGCATACTCATCCCCATGGTTAAACCTATTTGCAGTACAAAGAAAGAATGATGGTATTAGTAGCAAGCTTCATAAAATCTTGTGTtgtaattaatataataaataatgaaGAGAAGAATACtgaattttcttattttcttgaGAAAAAGATGAATTACAACCTAATATATATACACAGTAGGTGGTTGGCATACTAAAAGACAGAAGATAAAAGGATAGAAATCCTAGGAATTCCACTAAATACAAGAAAACAAAGAgacaataaaaaagaaaagaaaactgaaaaatattctaattaaagACAATAAATAACTTtctacactccccctcaagctagGTTGTATATATTATACAAACCAAGCTTGGAATTCAATTCATCAAAGTTGACCCTGTAGAGCTTTGGTGAGAATATCAGCAATCTGAAGTCTTGTTGGAACATAGTTTAGTTGCACTATTCCATTGTTGGCTGTGAATTAACGCGAAAATAGGGATGTTTGTAGGTCAAAGGTTGTTGTATTATCCCTAGGAGAGTTGTTAGTCAGTTCCtattttgtaggaaatatttTTCTGATCTTTGTATACTGTTCTATTTAAGCCACACAGCTATTCAATGAATAATAAGATTAATTATTATTCTCTAAAATCACATGGTATCAGAGTCTTGTGCTTAATCTTTCTAAACCCTCGTAACCCTCCTAGACCTACCGTACCTTACCTCCCTTCCAAATAGCTGAAGACTCCAACACTACCCCAATCCAAACAAATACCACTACCACACCTGGTTCACAACCATCTACCAATGATGCTATCCATTCATCTATGCAAATCACTGTGCATAGACTAAATGGACAGAACTATCTTGAATGGTCGCAGTCGGTGAAGCTTGCAATTGATGGCCGTGGAAAATTGGGATTCTTGACTGGAGAGAAGAAGCAGTCGATGGAGAAAGATGCTGGATATGGACAATGGCGATCAAAGAATTCACTTGTTACTGCCTGGTTGTTGAATTCCATAGATACCTCAATCGCAAACCCTCATATGTTTATGTGATTGTTTGAATATTTTTCTGTGTATTATTATCTCAAAGAGAGGGAATATATATACAACCTAGGATCTGACCTAATAAATACAAATAACTAATTCTAGAAAGTACAACTGTAAAATCTCCtaattttagaaagaataaatatacaaaatatttgGTATTAATACCAAATTGATCCCTATTTACAGCTGTGGTCAACTAACTAATTACTGAAATAAATccacactccccctcaagcttggTTGTGTATATCAACCATCCCAAGCTTGCAAATTAAATCTTCAAAGCTGgttcttgggagagctttagtgAGGATGTCAGCTGTTTGAAATCTTGATAGAATATAAACGGTTTGAACAATGGCATTCTCAATCTTCTCAGTGATGAAGTGTCTATCTATCTCAATATGTTTAGTCCTGTCATGATGTACAGGATTTTTTGCAATGCTAATGGCAGCTTGACTGTCACAAAACATTTGGATAGACTCTTCTGTAAATACTCCCAGTTCGCCAAGtaactttttcagccaaattcCCTCACAAATGACGAGAGCTAGAGCTCTAAACTCAGCTTCAGCTGAGCTTCTAGAAACAACTGCCTGTTTCTTACTTCTCCATGTTACTAGATTACCCCAAACATAAGAACAGTAACCTGAAGTACTCCTTCTGTCTGTTATATCTCCTGCCCAGTCTGCATCAGTGTACACTCTGATTTCCTTATTTTCACTCTTCCTGAAAAGCACACCTTTTTCTGGAGTCATCTTGAGATATCTCAGGATCCTTGTAACTGCTTCCATGTGTTCCTCTGTTGGATTATTCATGTATTGACTCACCACACTAACAGGAAAACCAATGTCAGGTCTAGTGTGAGATAAATAAATAAGACGTCCAACTAGCCTTTGATATCTCCCCCTGTCCACAGGTGTCTGATCAATCCCAGAGCCAATTTCTTGTTCGATTCCATTGGAGTTGAGGCTGGTTTACACCCAAGCATTCCTGTTTCTTTGAGTAAGTCAAGAACATACTTACGTTGAGAAACAAAAATTCCATGTCTTGATCGTGCAATTTCCATGCCAAGAAAATATCTGAGATACCCTAGATCTTTAATCTCAAATTCCTTTGATAAGAAACTTTTCAACATTACTAGTTCCTCCTTGTAATCACCTGTCAAtattatatcatcaacataaacgaTTAGGATAGCTATCCTTTTATCTGAGTCGAGTTTGACAAACAATGTGTGATCTGCCTGACATTGTGTATAGCCATTCTGAATGATTGACTTAGTGAATTTTCCAAACCATGCTCGTGGAAATTGCTTAAGGCCATATAGAGATTTTTTTAGTCTACATACTTTATCGTGGTTGGATGAATTCTCAAAACCAGGTGGGATATCCATATAGACTTCTTCTTCAAGGTCAccattcaaaaaagcattctTAACATCTAGTTGGTGTAGTGGCCAGTCCTGATTTGCAGCAAGAGAGAGAAGGACACGGATGGTGTTGAGTTTAGCAACGGGTGCAAAGGTCTCTTGATAATCTATCCCATAAGACTGAGTGAAACCCTTGGCAACCAAGCGAGCTTTAAGCCTCTCAATGCTACCATCTGCTTTATGCTTAATAGTGAATACCCACTTGCATCCCACGGGTTTCTTTCCAGTTGGC
The genomic region above belongs to Humulus lupulus chromosome 1, drHumLupu1.1, whole genome shotgun sequence and contains:
- the LOC133806185 gene encoding GPI ethanolamine phosphate transferase 2 isoform X2, translated to MSSLTCTKLTIFTLTGVLIQIIGLSLFVFGFFPVKPALSGFSGQEAFRAPSSDSVQNHSIANLPPDELRSLYQELSGLPSFDKLILMVIDGLPAEFVLGKDSNPPRRELMEAMPYTQSLLANGMAIGYHAKAAPPTVTMPRLKAMVSGAIGGFLDVAFNFNTQALLDDNLIDQYFKIGRKMVMLGDETWLKLFPGLFKRHDGVSSFFVKDTIQVDQNVSRHLPDELSRFDWDLMILHYLGLDHVGHIGGRNSVLMAPKLIEMDEVVKMIHTNRILNQMNNHGRTLLVVVSDHGMTDNGNHGGSSYEETDSLALFIGLNDVSGHESFFQKAVDQVDIAPTLALLFGLPIPKNNVGILISETFGHLADGQKLRALELNSWQLLRLLQAQLPGLSCEGFPYQGSIDETSRISKCNGSTEKIFCCLYTTAAFLHNSWMSKDVSRFNHGDEYAIAVGAYNEFLRIASEWLSRRATDKPFSLLGSGVSAMILSCVILLSLLCLMCKEVYGRERKCVSNFESNIMHAWNLDEAFTIGVIFILVISMGSSSMVEEEQYIWHFVSSTLLFLLLRKSVQSSQAERAQNIFNLFNGKNKNIGFQTMSIALLLVSGRILRGWHQGGVNWTDLPDISKWLEQAGGDHLLREIQLVAGLMVIALSLISLSVFDLNRKSVAVIGFCFLTSGLLVLQHIMKQQDSMFAPSSYNATMLVQIIYTVLGFSTLGIAVAVPWLSPCLNSKTCSNNYSYILASGPDELHYKSLLVELKNCSLVIGWTYICSWCLLQLLLQQPINSMPILLLLLQVLVGMLYCFYRGEHNKHWVEVAVFYYMGMAGHYALGNSNSLATIDVAGAFIGISNHSTILSGILMFMITYASPMLAALSMVMYVSVKISNYAALSLNVDSRLLLKRLLGFPCLLPLSLNSILLVSYTIVLILMRNHLFVWSVFSPKYLYVCAATVCLYIGVSIVATTVIYTYLVLSFMRTMRGSSASTNDKE
- the LOC133806185 gene encoding GPI ethanolamine phosphate transferase 2 isoform X1, producing MSSLTCTKLTIFTLTGVLIQIIGLSLFVFGFFPVKPALSGFSGQEAFRAPSSDSVQNHSIANLPPDELRSLYQELSGLPSFDKLILMVIDGLPAEFVLGKDSNPPRRELMEAMPYTQSLLANGMAIGYHAKAAPPTVTMPRLKAMVSGAIGGFLDVAFNFNTQALLDDNLIDQYFKIGRKMVMLGDETWLKLFPGLFKRHDGVSSFFVKDTIQVDQNVSRHLPDELSRFDWDLMDLSSGRMIGNADFCASLYVLDVNNPSNHIILHYLGLDHVGHIGGRNSVLMAPKLIEMDEVVKMIHTNRILNQMNNHGRTLLVVVSDHGMTDNGNHGGSSYEETDSLALFIGLNDVSGHESFFQKAVDQVDIAPTLALLFGLPIPKNNVGILISETFGHLADGQKLRALELNSWQLLRLLQAQLPGLSCEGFPYQGSIDETSRISKCNGSTEKIFCCLYTTAAFLHNSWMSKDVSRFNHGDEYAIAVGAYNEFLRIASEWLSRRATDKPFSLLGSGVSAMILSCVILLSLLCLMCKEVYGRERKCVSNFESNIMHAWNLDEAFTIGVIFILVISMGSSSMVEEEQYIWHFVSSTLLFLLLRKSVQSSQAERAQNIFNLFNGKNKNIGFQTMSIALLLVSGRILRGWHQGGVNWTDLPDISKWLEQAGGDHLLREIQLVAGLMVIALSLISLSVFDLNRKSVAVIGFCFLTSGLLVLQHIMKQQDSMFAPSSYNATMLVQIIYTVLGFSTLGIAVAVPWLSPCLNSKTCSNNYSYILASGPDELHYKSLLVELKNCSLVIGWTYICSWCLLQLLLQQPINSMPILLLLLQVLVGMLYCFYRGEHNKHWVEVAVFYYMGMAGHYALGNSNSLATIDVAGAFIGISNHSTILSGILMFMITYASPMLAALSMVMYVSVKISNYAALSLNVDSRLLLKRLLGFPCLLPLSLNSILLVSYTIVLILMRNHLFVWSVFSPKYLYVCAATVCLYIGVSIVATTVIYTYLVLSFMRTMRGSSASTNDKE
- the LOC133806185 gene encoding uncharacterized protein LOC133806185 isoform X3; amino-acid sequence: MEAMPYTQSLLANGMAIGYHAKAAPPTVTMPRLKAMVSGAIGGFLDVAFNFNTQALLDDNLIDQYFKIGRKMVMLGDETWLKLFPGLFKRHDGVSSFFVKDTIQVDQNVSRHLPDELSRFDWDLMDLSSGRMIGNADFCASLYVLDVNNPSNHIILHYLGLDHVGHIGGRNSVLMAPKLIEMDEVVKMIHTNRILNQMNNHGRTLLVVVSDHGMTDNGNHGGSSYEETDSLALFIGLNDVSGHESFFQKAVDQVDIAPTLALLFGLPIPKNNVGILISETFGHLADGQKLRALELNSWQLLRLLQAQLPGLSCEGFPYQGSIDETSRISKCNGSTEKIFCCLYTTAAFLHNSWMSKDVSRFNHGDEYAIAVGAYNEFLRIASEWLSRRATDKPFSLLGSGVSAMILSCVILLSLLCLMCKEVYGRERKCVSNFESNIMHAWNLDEAFTIGVIFILVISMGSSSMVEEEQYIWHFVSSTLLFLLLRKSVQSSQAERAQNIFNLFNGKNKNIGFQTMSIALLLVSGRILRGWHQGGVNWTDLPDISKWLEQAGGDHLLREIQLVAGLMVIALSLISLSVFDLNRKSVAVIGFCFLTSGLLVLQHIMKQQDSMFAPSSYNATMLVQIIYTVLGFSTLGIAVAVPWLSPCLNSKTCSNNYSYILASGPDELHYKSLLVELKNCSLVIGWTYICSWCLLQLLLQQPINSMPILLLLLQVLVGMLYCFYRGEHNKHWVEVAVFYYMGMAGHYALGNSNSLATIDVAGAFIGISNHSTILSGILMFMITYASPMLAALSMVMYVSVKISNYAALSLNVDSRLLLKRLLGFPCLLPLSLNSILLVSYTIVLILMRNHLFVWSVFSPKYLYVCAATVCLYIGVSIVATTVIYTYLVLSFMRTMRGSSASTNDKE